One region of Camelina sativa cultivar DH55 chromosome 6, Cs, whole genome shotgun sequence genomic DNA includes:
- the LOC104793008 gene encoding chaperone protein dnaJ 72: protein MVDHYQVLGVTRNAIKKEVKDAFRRLAIKYHPDKHAQSPDHVRRNATVRFKLVSEAYEVLNDDLKRASYNAVSDSDSFRRTSSGSYSSNPYGNRGGRAYGYGYGYSGKTRQSSSFRSGFDSTFRYLTTRAFLLNLALAGGLYFAFTAIDTSGETLWKMRNSGKSFEEAIESIEKSKTHKDEG, encoded by the exons ATGGTGGATCATTACCAAGTTCTAGGCGTTACGAGAAACGCGATTAAGAAGGAGGTTAAGGATGCGTTTCGGAGATTGGCGATAAAGTATCATCCGGATAAGCACGCGCAGTCTCCGGATCACGTTCGGAGAAACGCCACCGTGCGGTTTAAGCTTGTCTCGGAGGCGTACGAAGTTTTGAACGACGATCTGAAACGCGCTTCTTATAACGCTGTCAGCGATTCCGATAGCTTTCGCCGTACGAGCAGTGGTTCCTATAGTAGTAATCCGTATGGCAATCGTGGTGGTAGAGCGTATGGCTACGGTTATGGTTACTCCGGGAAGACTCGTCAGTCCTCTAGTTTCAGGAGCGGGTTTGATTCGACGTTTCGGTACTTGACTACTCGCGCGTTTCTACTTAATCTCGCATTAGCTGG tGGTTTGTACTTTGCATTTACTGCAATCGATACAAGCGGAGAAACACTATGGAAAATGCGTAACTCTGGG AAATCATTTGAAGAGGCAATAGAATCAATCGAGAAATCAAAGACACATAAGGATGAAGGGTGA
- the LOC104699375 gene encoding uncharacterized protein LOC104699375, whose translation IASPVDDAGKSVFLYVGSPPSQLEPAWEDMNLWYQVQRQTKILSIMKQRGLSSKYLPQLHGSGRILHPGQCQKPSSGGRCDHPWCGTPILVTTPVGETVADLVNGGRFGQEEAIRCCHDCLSALSSSSSVGIRHGDIRPENVVYVTSGVRHPYFVLIGWGHAVLEDRDRPAMNLHFSSTYALQEGKLCAASDAESLIYMLYFCSGDFPELDSVEGALQWRETSWSKRLIQQKLGDVSTILKAFSDYVDSLCGTPYPLDYDIWLRRLKRNLSEDHGKEIETSG comes from the coding sequence ATTGCATCACCAGTGGACGATGCAGGGAAGTCTGTGTTCTTGTATGTTGGTTCTCCTCCTTCACAGCTTGAACCAGCTTGGGAAGACATGAACTTGTGGTATCAGGTCCAAAGACAAACTAAGATATTAAgtattatgaaacagagaggACTGTCTAGCAAATACCTGCCGCAGCTCCATGGGTCTGGTCGGATACTTCACCCAGGGCAATGTCAAAAACCAAGTTCAGGTGGACGATGTGATCATCCTTGGTGTGGAACTCCAATTCTTGTGACCACTCCGGTTGGTGAGACAGTAGCTGACTTGGTAAATGGGGGCCGGTTTGGTCAAGAAGAAGCTATTCGATGTTGCCATGATTGCTTATCTGCactttcttcctcctcttcagtTGGGATCCGACACGGTGATATCCGACCAGAAAATGTAGTTTATGTCACTTCGGGTGTAAGACATCCTTACTTTGTACTTATTGGTTGGGGTCACGCTGTGCTTGAGGATAGAGATCGACCAGCGATGAATCTTCATTTCTCCTCGACTTATGCGCTTCAGGAAGGGAAACTATGTGCTGCCTCAGATGCAGAGAGCTTGATTTACATGCTTTATTTCTGTTCTGGAGACTTCCCTGAATTGGATTCAGTTGAAGGAGCTCTTCAATGGAGAGAGACCTCTTGGTCAAAAAGATTGATTCAGCAGAAGCTAGGCGATGTCTCAACCATTTTAAAAGCGTTTTCAGACTACGTTGATAGTTTATGTGGGACACCATATCCATTAGATTACGACATTTGGTTAAGAAGATTAAAGAGGAATCTTTCAGAAGATCATGGGAAAGAAATTGAAACTTCAGGCTAA
- the LOC104793009 gene encoding calmodulin-binding protein 25-like: protein MVTSDGLTNVDAWLYRQGFNVDSWLLTDTFSHDNDLLARALHTTVVTASATPLPSSFFDSVSHPVSSTHTTLSSNVSAGSDPEIFGGGAKRKRNCLLAEGKATKRRSRPSKKSHTTFITADPTNFRQMVQQVTGANYIVDDSYSFGVFAPILKPEPLRLVNKLPKCTSDRSTAVPMLDTSAFLSNHHQENLAVGNAFSGNSGLGLQSAKSNAAVDVSAVDFDSTNSTFPTLESWKVM from the coding sequence atggtGACTTCCGACGGATTAACAAACGTCGATGCTTGGTTGTATCGACAAGGTTTCAACGTTGATTCATGGTTGCTTACTGATACCTTCTCCCACGACAACGATTTGCTCGCAAGAGCTCTTCACACCACCGTCGTCACAGCGTCAGCCACACCACTTccctcttctttcttcgattCCGTCTCTCACCCTGTTTCTTCAACTCACACTACTCTCTCCTCCAACGTCTCCGCTGGTTCCGATCCAGAAATCTTCGGCGGAGGAGCTAAACGGAAACGTAACTGCCTTCTTGCGGAAGGTAAAGCCACCAAGCGCAGGTCTCGCCCTTCCAAGAAATCTCACACTACTTTCATAACCGCGGATCCAACCAATTTTCGCCAGATGGTTCAGCAAGTCACCGGAGCCAACTACATCGTCGATGACTCTTACTCCTTCGGAGTCTTCGCTCCGATCCTTAAGCCGGAGCCGCTTAGGCTCGTCAACAAACTTCCCAAGTGTACATCGGATCGATCCACGGCGGTTCCGATGCTAGATACATCTGCATTTTTATCTAACCATCACCAGGAGAATCTAGCAGTTGGTAACGCTTTCTCCGGTAACAGCGGCTTAGGGTTGCAATCAGCCAAGTCTAATGCTGCGGTAGACGTCTCCGCCGTGGACTTTGATAGTACTAACTCAACTTTTCCGACGCTTGAATCATGGAAAGTTATGTGA
- the LOC104793007 gene encoding probable protein S-acyltransferase 2 gives MGRKKSCHVHSAPSDDETMFSQDRKPKRIYQLWPGNNKFYCGGRLVFGPDASSLLLTTVMIGGPALTFCIRMAFMIGKRYPLFHSLVLLGALLLTVLDFTFLFLTSSRDPGIIPRNKEAPEAEGFDMITQSSEWVNNKLGNTKIPRTKDILVNGYTVKVKFCDTCFLYRPPRASHCSICNNCVQRFDHHCPWVGQCIALRNYPYFICFISTSTLLCLYVFVFSWISMLELHGKMLLVVIANDFVFVVLILYCFVVVWFVGGLTVFHLYLICTNQTTYENFRYRYDKKENPYGKGLFKNLYELFFARIPPPMINFRDWAPEETDVEVGSIASELDRTFGPRGDKYDMEMEIGGCKNSKGGLLLQTLEYDNRNIEETVKKKGLGEGTIETNTVFPIPGIQEPAYITRNSSVDVRSR, from the exons ATGGGGAGGAAGAAAAGTTGTCATGTTCATAGTGCTCCTTCCGACGATGAAACCATGTTTTCTCAGGATCGTAAACCCAAGAGGATCTACCAACTCTGGCCGGGTAACAAT aaattttattgcGGAGGGAGACTAGTCTTTGGTCCAGATGCATCTTCGCTCCTTCTCACCACAGTTATGATTGGAGGTCCTGCTCTCACTTTCTGCATCCGAATGGCTTTTATGATTGGGAAACGCTATCCGTTGTTCCACTCTCTTGTGTTGTTGGGTGCACTGTTGCTCACAGTCTTG GATTTCACATTTCTCTTCTTAACATCCTCGAGAGACCCCGGGATTATTCCTAGAAACAAAGAAGCACCTGAAGCAGAAGGGTTTGATATGATCACTCAATCCTCAGAATGGGTAAACAACAAACTTGGTAATACAAAGATACCTCGAACCAAAGATATACTGGTGAATGGCTACACTGTCAAAGTTAAGTTTTGTGATACGTGTTTTCTTTACCGTCCTCCACGCGCCTCTCACTGTTCCATCTGTAACAACTGTGTCCAAAGATTTGATCACCATTGTCCATGGGTTGGCCAATGCATCGCTTTA CGAAACTATCCGTACTTCATCTGTTTCATATCAACTTCAACACTCCTCTGCTTGTACGTCTTTGTCTTCTCATGGATCAGTATGCTTGAGTTACACGGCAAGATGTTGTTAGTGGTCATCGCAAACGACTTCGTCTTTGTTGTTCTCATCCTCTACTGCTTTGTCGTTGTCTGGTTTGTCGGCGGACTCACTGTATTCCACCTCTACCTCATCTGCACTAATCAG ACAACTTATGAGAATTTCCGGTACCGAtatgacaagaaagaaaaccCTTACGGAAAGGGTCTCTTCAAGAACCTATATGAGTTGTTCTTTGCCAGAATCCCACCTCCTATGATCAACTTCAGAGACTGGGCTCCAGAGGAAACTGACGTAGAGGTTGGATCCATTGCATCTGAGCTAGACCGAACGTTTGGACCTCGAGGAGATAAATATGATATGGAAATGGAAATTGGCGGTTGCAAAAACAGCAAAGGCGGTTTGCTCCTCCAGACACTGGAGTATGACAACAGAAACATCGAAGAAACTGTCAAGAAGAAAGGTTTAGGTGAAGGAACCATTGAGACCAACACCGTGTTTCCCATCCCAGGGATTCAAGAACCCGCGTATATAACAAGAAACTCGAGTGTTGATGTGAGATCGAGGTag
- the LOC109133451 gene encoding defensin-like protein 107: MAISKKKLISFVFTVLFIISSVNCRMKTSYPGYGIKQQDRQCFKSYEYLCRGGEGDCKDYCRDHDYATGLCVSHPDACCCTI; encoded by the exons ATGGCTATCAgcaagaaaaaattaatttcatttgttttcactGTCCTCTTCATCATATCATCTGTTAATTGTCGTATGAAAACTAGTTATCCAG gTTATGGAATAAAGCAGCAAGATAGACAATGCTTCAAGAGTTATGAATACTTATGTCGTGGTGGAGAAGGCGACTGTAAAGATTATTGTAGAGATCATGATTATGCTACTGGCTTATGTGTTAGCCATCCTGATGCATGTTGTTGTACGATTTAA